In Paenibacillus sp. G2S3, a single window of DNA contains:
- the rpmI gene encoding 50S ribosomal protein L35, with protein MPKMKTHSSLKGRFKITGTGKVTRYKAHKNHLLSHKSKRAKRVLNGNPVMAPGDVRRLKQGLANLK; from the coding sequence ATGCCTAAGATGAAAACACACAGCAGCCTGAAAGGCCGCTTCAAAATTACCGGAACTGGTAAAGTAACACGTTACAAAGCTCACAAAAACCACTTGCTGTCCCACAAATCTAAACGCGCTAAGCGCGTTCTGAACGGTAATCCAGTAATGGCCCCTGGGGATGTAAGACGTTTGAAACAAGGATTGGCTAACTTGAAATAG
- the infC gene encoding translation initiation factor IF-3 — protein sequence MINDEIRAKEVRLVGAEGEQIGIKPIREALQMAIDLNLDLVNVAPQAKPPVCRIMDYGKFRYETQKKEKEARKNQKIVDIKEVWFRANIEEHDYQTKFRNVIKFLGEGDKVKCSVRFRGREITHANIGQKILERVKNEVADISVVERQPKLEGRSMIMILAPKAQ from the coding sequence ATGATCAATGATGAAATTCGGGCCAAAGAGGTACGGTTGGTTGGTGCGGAAGGTGAACAAATCGGAATTAAACCGATCCGCGAAGCGTTGCAAATGGCGATCGATCTTAATCTAGATTTAGTCAATGTAGCACCACAGGCTAAGCCGCCGGTATGCCGCATCATGGATTACGGCAAGTTCCGTTATGAAACGCAGAAGAAAGAGAAGGAAGCCCGTAAGAACCAGAAGATCGTTGATATCAAGGAAGTCTGGTTCCGTGCTAACATTGAGGAACATGATTATCAAACCAAGTTCCGCAATGTAATCAAGTTCTTGGGTGAAGGCGATAAAGTAAAGTGCTCCGTACGTTTCCGCGGACGTGAGATCACACATGCGAATATCGGTCAGAAAATCCTCGAGCGTGTTAAGAACGAAGTGGCTGATATATCTGTTGTTGAGCGCCAGCCTAAGCTGGAAGGCCGCAGCATGATTATGATTTTGGCTCCTAAAGCCCAATAA
- a CDS encoding glycosyltransferase family 2 protein, translating into MTDALFVTLQVILAAIAVYQFTFSLFGLHKKKTKTTFKPEKTFAVLVAAHNEEEVVGALMENLKQLNYPSELFDVFVICDNCTDGTARIVREHGMNACVRTNPNLRGKGYAIEWMLKELWGMQRQYDAVVMFDADNLAHTEFLMEMNNDLCSGARVIQGYIDTKNPEDSWITAAYGVSYWYINRLWQLSRHNLNMANFLGGTGMCFETALLKEMGWGATSLVEDLEFTMRSASHGVYPKFNYDAKVFDEKPLTFKASSRQRLRWMQGHFTVARRYFFPLLWQSIKERSLTKFDLALYGANVYIVLLTFLMTAVMWVDMALFNGPNIANIYGSLPVWLGFLAIGLNLVTFGIAMALEKVKFKKVYAYLVFFPIYLISWYPITFYAFFTQNNKQWSHTKHTRVVRLEEVQSKQV; encoded by the coding sequence ATGACAGACGCACTGTTTGTTACGCTCCAAGTGATCTTGGCAGCAATCGCAGTTTATCAGTTTACCTTTTCGTTATTTGGTTTGCACAAGAAAAAGACAAAGACAACGTTTAAGCCAGAAAAAACATTTGCAGTACTTGTTGCCGCACATAACGAGGAAGAAGTCGTCGGCGCGTTAATGGAGAACCTGAAGCAGCTTAACTATCCTTCAGAACTGTTTGACGTATTTGTAATTTGTGACAATTGTACAGATGGTACAGCTCGCATCGTTAGAGAGCACGGAATGAACGCTTGTGTCCGCACTAACCCGAATCTGCGTGGTAAAGGTTATGCCATTGAATGGATGCTCAAGGAGCTTTGGGGCATGCAGCGTCAATATGACGCAGTCGTAATGTTTGATGCCGATAATCTGGCACATACTGAGTTCCTAATGGAGATGAATAATGATCTTTGTTCGGGAGCACGTGTTATTCAAGGTTATATTGACACCAAGAATCCAGAAGATTCCTGGATTACTGCAGCGTATGGTGTGTCGTACTGGTATATTAACCGTTTGTGGCAACTTTCACGCCATAATTTGAATATGGCGAACTTCCTTGGCGGAACAGGAATGTGTTTCGAGACTGCTCTTCTTAAAGAGATGGGCTGGGGAGCTACAAGTTTGGTCGAGGATCTAGAGTTTACGATGCGCAGTGCATCTCATGGTGTGTATCCTAAGTTCAACTATGACGCAAAGGTATTTGATGAGAAGCCTCTAACTTTCAAGGCCTCTTCAAGACAGCGTCTGCGCTGGATGCAAGGACACTTCACTGTAGCTCGTCGTTATTTTTTCCCATTACTTTGGCAAAGTATTAAAGAACGCAGCTTAACGAAGTTTGACCTTGCGCTTTACGGAGCAAATGTGTACATTGTTTTGCTCACCTTCTTGATGACGGCCGTAATGTGGGTGGATATGGCTCTCTTTAACGGTCCGAATATCGCTAATATTTACGGCAGCTTGCCAGTCTGGCTCGGTTTCCTTGCGATCGGCTTGAATCTGGTAACCTTTGGGATTGCGATGGCTTTGGAGAAGGTTAAATTTAAGAAGGTGTACGCTTATCTAGTGTTCTTCCCAATTTACCTGATCTCTTGGTATCCTATTACGTTCTATGCGTTCTTCACGCAGAACAACAAGCAATGGAGCCATACCAAGCATACGCGTGTCGTAAGACTTGAAGAAGTGCAAAGCAAGCAGGTATAA